cacacattttaaacgttGAGGACTAAATTGGCTAAATTCATACATTGAGGACCAAATTGACAACTTACTAATACTTTAGggaccaaaaaggcaaaaaagctGTTAGATGGATAATAATGTCACTATTGAAGGCTATAACATCGCCGTGTTTAATGGGCTGGGTTTCTGCAATAGTAATCTATGCATATTTTCCAGATCCATTGACTTTGGGTGCATGTGATGTTGAATGAATTCTAGTGGACCGTGCGACAAATTTCTCAGAGTACGAACATGGATGAAGTACTAATGGGCGGATGAGCAGGGATGATTGTTTTTTCGATATATATTTTCTTGTTGTCTATGCTATACGTTCGCTTATCAAAGATTGAAATTTTGCATCCGTCCTTAGGGACAAGGACTGCTGTTTGGGTGTTGGGaggatttttttattatacttaCAATATTATTATATGATGACGAGATCCGtcttatgttattttttgaattaatagCCAAATCATGGGATTTATTTAGTGTTTTTCAAGTGCGATCATGCAAAACatcattaaaaaattaagatcgatCGGAtcaattttaaacaaattaatagAAATACTCCATAAGGACCACTCCCTCCCATAATATATTTTCAAAGTCTCACCATGCGACGTTTCTATAGCCATTATATTTATTGATTCAATGTAAATCTATCTTCATAAATTTTCCTTAACCTATAGAACGCATTTATCGTGAAAATAACTATGTATTACTAACTGCAATCTATTAAAAAGTTAGAAGCATTATTCAATGTAAATTATAGAGGGGTCAGGTAGTTTTGAAATCAGAAAGATTGCCTAAACCCGAATAAAATCCAGAAGATCGAGTAGTATGGAAAAATATCAAATGGACAGAGTTCCCTTAAGATCCGTTTTCGGTTAGAGTGTGgataaaggaaaaaagaaaaaaaggaaagccaCCACTGTTTTGCTAGTCCTCAAACAACGTCTTCCTACTTCTGtggtatttttgaaaaaattgcacTATCTTTTAATCGAATATGGAGTATAAAAGATCTAtttcttcttaaaaaaagaTTTCTGTATAATAGTAATTCACGAAAGTAAAAATactgtaaaaaataagtaatatcTTGagatgtcctttttttttttattagtaaatttCTTTGAGATGACTTGAATGGAGCAAATGAATTGTTAAAACATCACTTCCATCGTTTAGGACATTTTTGTGTTACTTAAGGAACCGGGTTGTTTTTCACGCGTAATTACGCAGTTAAAAAGCACAAAagaaatctttcttctttttttgatggaAAATAGACCAAAGAAATCAGTCGATTATCACTCTCTCCCACCACCGGCTCCTTTCGCTTTGACTTCAACTTCACgcttttctcctctctctctcctctctctctctctctctctctctctctctctctctctctgtgatccGTGAACCCAACCAGATTGAGTTCTGCTCCTTTTGAGTTGCATGCTAGGAGACTTGTCCAATCCATTTGCAGGTTAGTCTTCTTTGTATGTACCATGTAATGTTTACCACCAAATCAGACTTAATGTAATCTTGATTCTGACTGTAATCTTTAGCAATCTTTCCTTTGGTCTTTTTCCATTGGCATTTGCTTTTTTCAAGTTGATTTCTCACTTGGGTCATGGccaaaaactgaaaatttgCATACCCATTTGAGCTCATAGCATTTGATTGCCAACTTCTGTAGTTTTAGTTGGTGGGTAGCTGAGAGATCTTGAAAAGATTGGCTAGGGTTTAGAATCTTCAACCATGAAGAATCTAAATAGGGGTGTCTCGACTAGGAATTTGGTTGGTCTGTTCATGTTGTTGTGCATTGGCTTCACAGATTCATACAACAGAGATGCATTTTCTGACAGTAGAGAGGAACATTCTGTGACCTACACTTACGACCGGGTCGATGAGGTGAACAAACAATGTGCCTTTGTTTTAGCCTCTGCCCCTGAGTTGAAACCTGATGATAATAGAATGTATGGTATTAAGGAAGAGCTGTCTTTTATGAATGGAGACTGGTGGCAAGAAGTCAATGGGGCACCATTGATACCATTTGATGACAAATATGTTACAGACAACACATCAAGTGTCCGATCTCAACTGAACTTGTTATCTTTCTGGGTTACCGATGTGGATCGCTCTCATACATCTAAGAAATCAGTGAGTGTCAGTGGGGTTTTGCATATGGGAATTACACTAGAGGGCTTATTCATTCAAAGACCTTCTGAGAAGAATCTTCGTTTTGACATGTGGCCCGGTCATTCTCAGCTCTCAGTTCGTTTCCAAGGAATTTACACCGAGTCAAAAGAAAAGGGTGGGGAAAGAGTCATGTGTTTGCTTGGGAATGCAGTCTTGCCTTCTCGGCTACCTGACTCCACTGATCCATGGGAATGGGTGAAAGAACCTGGTTACTCAAATCAACCACCTCTTTTGCAAGACGACCAAATTTTGCTTGTTCTGCGTTACCCAAAGACATTTTCCCTTACGACAAGAGGAATAAGAGGAAGCATGAGAAGTTTgaaccaaaaatcaaacctcAAGTACTTCGATGAAGTTCACATCTCTTCCTGGTTGGGCACTTCTTCAGACTACGAATTTGGCTCTGAAAAGATTGTGTCCGAAGCATGCGATCCGTATCCTTATCAAGATAGCTTGATGAAAGGTGGCATTGATGTTTACAAAGGCCTTGAATTTTGTTCAATTCTCGACCGGTTTAATGGAGAAGCAATAACTGTGGCGCCAAACTGGAAATGCAGCGGAACCGATGACTTCTGTACTAAGTTGGGTCCGTTCGTGTCCAATCAGGGGATTAATGCCACAAATGGAGGATTTAAGGACGTTAAACTTATCTTGCAAGATGTTCGATGCGAGAAAGGGAATTTAGATGATGATGCTGACTTTTCAAGGGTCTCTGCAGTTTTTAGAGCTGTTCCTCCATTTGAGCACCAGTTCAATGCTGCACAAAGGACTGGACTAAATAACATGACTCTTTCTTTGGAGGGAGTCTGGAAGTCTTCCAGCGGGCAGCTTTGCATGGTCGGGTGCCTTGGAATTGTTGATGTAGAAGGTAACGGATGTAATTCTCGGATTTGTTTGTATATTCCTCTCCTGTTTTCCATACAGCAACGGAGTATAGTCACAGGGACTATATCGAGCATTGACAAAAGTGCCAAATCGTACTTCCCTTTATCGTTTGAAAAGATGGTGCGAACCGCAGAGTTGTGGGACCAATACAGTTCTGCCCATCCTTATTACAGCTACTCGAAAATTGATTCAGCTGGTGTAGTGCTCGAGAAGAATGAGCCCTTTAACTTTGGGACTGTAATTAAGAAGTCATTGTTGACATACCCAAAACTGGAAGACACTGGAGCAATTGCAGTGAGTCTGTCTCTTCTATCAGAAGATCTCACCCTTCATGTCTCAGCATTTCCTGATCCGATCCCTAGTTCTCTCCCCAATAGAACTGATGTCCAAATGGAGATTATCTCACTTGGTCCCTTGTTTGGCCGATTTTGGTCTCCACAAAACGGCACAACCTCAGAGGAGAGTCCTTACCACACTAAAGCAGAATACACAGAAAGTCAGCTTCTCCTTAATGTAT
This DNA window, taken from Rhododendron vialii isolate Sample 1 chromosome 8a, ASM3025357v1, encodes the following:
- the LOC131335462 gene encoding uncharacterized protein LOC131335462 gives rise to the protein MKNLNRGVSTRNLVGLFMLLCIGFTDSYNRDAFSDSREEHSVTYTYDRVDEVNKQCAFVLASAPELKPDDNRMYGIKEELSFMNGDWWQEVNGAPLIPFDDKYVTDNTSSVRSQLNLLSFWVTDVDRSHTSKKSVSVSGVLHMGITLEGLFIQRPSEKNLRFDMWPGHSQLSVRFQGIYTESKEKGGERVMCLLGNAVLPSRLPDSTDPWEWVKEPGYSNQPPLLQDDQILLVLRYPKTFSLTTRGIRGSMRSLNQKSNLKYFDEVHISSWLGTSSDYEFGSEKIVSEACDPYPYQDSLMKGGIDVYKGLEFCSILDRFNGEAITVAPNWKCSGTDDFCTKLGPFVSNQGINATNGGFKDVKLILQDVRCEKGNLDDDADFSRVSAVFRAVPPFEHQFNAAQRTGLNNMTLSLEGVWKSSSGQLCMVGCLGIVDVEGNGCNSRICLYIPLLFSIQQRSIVTGTISSIDKSAKSYFPLSFEKMVRTAELWDQYSSAHPYYSYSKIDSAGVVLEKNEPFNFGTVIKKSLLTYPKLEDTGAIAVSLSLLSEDLTLHVSAFPDPIPSSLPNRTDVQMEIISLGPLFGRFWSPQNGTTSEESPYHTKAEYTESQLLLNVSAQLSISGEPYNNVSLLFLEGLYDQHVGVMYLIGCRDVRASWKVLHESMDLESGLDCLVEAVVSYPPTSARWLVSPTALISISSQRNEDDPLYFRPIKLQTLPVMYRKQREDILSRRGVEGILRVLTLSVAISFILSQLFYLRENVDSVPFISLVMLGVQALGYSLPLITGAEAIFKRLASESYDTPSYELEKSQWLQVIDYTVKVLVLVSFSLTLRLVQKVWKSRIRLLTRAPLEPHRVPSEKRVLLITLIVHLIGYVIVLIIHSVKTSQRPLRTEVVVDSMGNSQTLRQWETELEEYVGLIQDFFLLPQIIGNLIWEIHCKPLRKLYFMGITAVRVLPHIYDCIRSPIANPYFSEEYQFVNPKFDFFSKFGDIAIPVVAILLAVTVYVQQRWNYDKLSQKLVVGQRRLLPLGSRVYERLASSRSFEAELVSGVNDDATRNKGLDDADV